The Haloferax volcanii DS2 DNA segment TGTGGGAGTGATGTGTGCTCTCAGTCTCAAATACATTCACACGCTTGAAATTGATATTAATCTTCCAGTCTCACTATCGGCCCTGATCTCTCTTGGTATTTCAATTCTTCTTGTCATCTCCTTTATTGGTGGACACTTTGTTCCGGCATATTACTTCCATTCCGTAGATGAGCATGAAGGATATTACAATAACAACCAAGTTGCATCAATGGAACAATACCAACCTGCAGGTTACTGGTTTAAAGAATATTCAACCTCCGAATATCAAGCGATTTCAGATACTAGGAGCTTTACTGGTACTATTCCATTTTATTGGGGTGAGACACCAGTAAGACCTGGGATCTTCCCATGGTACGATGGTGAACCATCTCGCCAAGTAACTCGGTGGGGTGGAATAAATTATCATATCGATAGAAGTAGCGCTGAGAATCGCTATTTCTTTGTGAATGTGAACGATCAGACGACAGTCTCAAAGGCGGATCGGAAAAATGGGATCTATGCAAATGGGGAAATATCAATTTATTTTGATTTCCCCCGATCTGAGTAATCTAAATTCGAATTACCTCTCAAATAAAAATAGTAGAAAGCTATTACTGTGTAGAAAGCCGCATGTTAGGCAGGATTGTGTTTATGTTAGATGGCTCAGTCATGAAACTCAAGGTGATTAGCTAATGCACGTATTGTATATCATGGGTCAAGATAGTGGTGGATTACCACACTATACCGCAGAACTTGCGAATTCTATGTCAGAATATGCAAGGGTTACAGTTCTAAAGCCTAATGAGACTTCTGCTGATGAGGTGCTACGAGACGAAATCACGGTGATAAATGCGTTTAAGCCAACGGACATCTCAATGCAGAATCTCTTCGATTTAAAACTAGATGTACTAGATAGTATTCGTGGATTATTTTCTTTTTGGAATATCAAACTGATAAATCAGATTGACCCAGATATAGTTCATGATCCAACCGATGAATTCCCCCAAGTGAATCTATTTTCATGGGTTCACTCTGTTTATGAGGACCGGCCATACGTCGTTACATCCCATGAAACGAAACATGGTGGCGCAGGTGGGGTCCTGAGAGTCGTTAACCCACTATTGTCGCTCGTTCCTGACTTTGAGAAATCTGCAGCAATTGTACACTCTGCTGACCAACGGGAATTATTACTCAATAACCACAAAGCTGTTGACGAAGTTCATGTAATTCCACATGGGGTATATTCATTTTTCAGGGAGCTTGACTATGACGAGCAAAAAGAAGAAGATAAACACGCATTATTTTTTGGTAGTCTCATCCCCCCCAAAGGCATAGAATATCTAATCGATGCAGTCCCTAAAGTGTCTGAAGAAGTTCCGGGGTTCTCACTCACAATTGCTGGAAGTGGATCTATACCAGACGAGTGTGCTGACGTGGTCGAACAATATTCTGATGTAATCAACATCAGAAATGAGTTTATACCGAATGAGGAGGTTGGGACATTATTTTCTCGAGCACAGGTGGTGGTCCTTCCCTACCGACGTGGTTGGCAGACAGGCCATAGTGGTACTCTCTCAATTGCCTTTGCTTTTGGAAAACCAATTATCACCTCAGAGGTCGGTGATTTCCCTGAACTTGTTGGTGAGTCAGGAGCAGGAATCGTAGTAGAGCCTGAATCCCCCGAGGCTATTGCTGACGGACTAATTGAGGTGTTTTCATCAGATTCTGCTTTAGATCAGATGTCGAACGCGAGTTCAAGGGTGGCAGATCGATTATCTTGGGAGAAAATCGCGGAACAGCATTTCGAAGTATATCAAAATTTATTATAACCCATAAGTGGGATTGGACCATCTAGAGATAGGCTCAGTACCTCACAAAGCATCCTCAGTACCTCACAAAGCATCCTCGCCTAGCTGTCTCTGAAGCCTGAGTTCTGTGGCGGAGCGGTTGGACTGGCGGTTTCGACGAGAGAATCATGGACGGATCGGCGGAGAGCCGTCGCTGTCGGCGGCGGCTGCCGCCGACGCGACAGCGTCGCCACTCCCACCGTTGGCTAGCCCGGACGGGAGTTACCGGTGGAACCGGTCGTCCGGTGGCCGGTTCGCGGGGACGGCCCGACGCGTCGCGAGGGCCGTCCACGCTGCCCGTCGGATCATGTTGATGAACTCCTTGAATGGCCACTGCCAGAGGCGACGCCCGCCTCGGCGGGGCGTCGCCACGTACTCCCAGTGCAGATACCGCCACACGTTCTGTAACAGCAAGCTCACCACGACGTACAGCAGCCGTACAACCGGATTTTGTGTCGAGGTCGTCGCAATCGTTTGCTCGGAGAGTCGGTAGCTCGCCTCGATACCGAAGCGTTTCGCGTAGTGGTATCGAGCGTCTCGTGGTGAGTCGATGAAGGGCGCGTCAGCGGCGTAGCCGTGACGCGCCACGCCATGTTCGTCGTACCGTCCGTTCTGGTAGGTACAGTCGATGTAGACGGGAAACTCGACGGTCCAGCTGTGACCGTCGAGTTTCGCTGTCAGACTGTGCTGAATCACGCGACTCCACCCTTCCGAGAGTTCTCGCTTGATCGCCCGTCCCCAGCGGACGATCGGCATGACGTAGGCGTGGTTGTGCGCCTGAAGCAGCGTCAAACACTTGCTGTCGTAGAATTCGCGGTCAAGATAGACGGCCTTGACACCGAGGTCAAGGCCGTCGAGAATACCGAGGAACTCTGCGAGGACACTGCTGGCGGTGTCGCCGTCTTCGAGACGGCGCACCGCCAGCGTGTAGCGTTTGTTCTTCACGCGTGCGTACAGTGTCGCGTACGCGTGAAACGCGGTGGTTCCACGCTTCGCTTGTGAGTGATACAGGCCGTCTGTATCGTCTTCGTCGCCGTAGTAGGGCCGCAGGTGGAGGTCTGCGCAGACCTCCACCTGCTGGGGAAGGACGTCGAGAACGTCTTTCTGGAGGAGCGTGTTCCCGATTTGTTCGAGCGTCTCGAGGTCGAACTTGGTGCGGAGATGGTAGAGAACCGAGTTTTCGTGAGGTGCATCTTCGCTTCTCTTGCAGAGTGTAGAGACCGAGGTCCCGTCGGCGCAGGCGCCGACGAGGACCTCGTAGATGTCTTCAGCATCGAGTTCAGCGTTTTCAGCGAGTGAGAGAGCAACTTCCTCGTCAAGAGAGTTGACGAGGAAGTTAAGGAGCTGGTCCTCGTGGATTTCATCGTCTGTTTGCTGGTTGTTGGACACATCTTCAGCAAGCAGACCTTCTAACTAAACGGCTTTGTGAGGTACTGAGACTAAATTGGTACCAAGCGAATGAGATTTTTGAATGCTGTCTCGCGGATTGGTTGATACAATAGTGTGATTGTGGTATATACTAGCATGCCAAAGAATATTCCAATAAATAATTGAATTAATGAATTTACACCAACTAGTGTTTTAAATCCGAATAATACGCCTGCCATGATTAGTGAAGAGACTGTACACCAGCCGATTTGAGAGTATTGGAATTTAATAGATACAAATGATGACAAATAATGTGCATGGAGTACTGTGTTTACTGCAAATGAAAGGGCAGTAGCAACAGCTGCTCCAACAATACCGAATGATAGAATTAGAATTACATTTAGAATCAGGTTTAGAACCACAGAGATTACCGTTGCCCTTGCAGCTAATCCAGGTTGGTTAAGTGCTTGAAGTGATCGACCAATAATAACATGGACCGATTGAAGTATCTTTTCGCCTGCAAGTATAATCAACACATATGAAGCAATAGTGAACTCCGAACCAAATACGATCCCCATAATTTCGTCTGAGAAAACTAAAATCCCGAAGAAGGCAGGTATGACAAGAAGCATGGACGGAGTGATTGAGTTGCTAATTACTGACTCAATCTGTTGCTGTTCATTCTTTGAACTCCATTGGCTTACCTGTGGGAATATCGTTGATGCAACTGCTTGACTGAATAGCATCGTGATCGCGGTAACCCGCCAGGCAGTCTCATACGCACCAACATGTGATTGAGTTAGAAATATCCCAATAATCGCAACATCCATCCAACTATAAAAGTAGCCACCAATTGACGAGACTACGCTATATTTACTGTAGTTGAATAATGATCGTGCGTTTTTGAATGATGGTTTCTTCAAAGAGGTTGATATTTTTGATAAGCCCCAAGCTAGAGTCACCACCATGCCTGCTAACAGACTGTAGATTAATGCTTCAGCATCAAGTCCAGAACTTACTAGCAGGAAGCCACCACCCACCCAAGTAATTCGTCGGATAATATTCAACTCGGCTGTTTCACCTACGCGAAGTTCCCCTTTCAATACAGAGACAGCTAACTGGGCAGTTTCTTGTAAGATAATTGCAAGGGCCAGA contains these protein-coding regions:
- a CDS encoding glycosyltransferase family 4 protein, coding for MGQDSGGLPHYTAELANSMSEYARVTVLKPNETSADEVLRDEITVINAFKPTDISMQNLFDLKLDVLDSIRGLFSFWNIKLINQIDPDIVHDPTDEFPQVNLFSWVHSVYEDRPYVVTSHETKHGGAGGVLRVVNPLLSLVPDFEKSAAIVHSADQRELLLNNHKAVDEVHVIPHGVYSFFRELDYDEQKEEDKHALFFGSLIPPKGIEYLIDAVPKVSEEVPGFSLTIAGSGSIPDECADVVEQYSDVINIRNEFIPNEEVGTLFSRAQVVVLPYRRGWQTGHSGTLSIAFAFGKPIITSEVGDFPELVGESGAGIVVEPESPEAIADGLIEVFSSDSALDQMSNASSRVADRLSWEKIAEQHFEVYQNLL
- a CDS encoding ISH3 family transposase; this encodes MSNNQQTDDEIHEDQLLNFLVNSLDEEVALSLAENAELDAEDIYEVLVGACADGTSVSTLCKRSEDAPHENSVLYHLRTKFDLETLEQIGNTLLQKDVLDVLPQQVEVCADLHLRPYYGDEDDTDGLYHSQAKRGTTAFHAYATLYARVKNKRYTLAVRRLEDGDTASSVLAEFLGILDGLDLGVKAVYLDREFYDSKCLTLLQAHNHAYVMPIVRWGRAIKRELSEGWSRVIQHSLTAKLDGHSWTVEFPVYIDCTYQNGRYDEHGVARHGYAADAPFIDSPRDARYHYAKRFGIEASYRLSEQTIATTSTQNPVVRLLYVVVSLLLQNVWRYLHWEYVATPRRGGRRLWQWPFKEFINMIRRAAWTALATRRAVPANRPPDDRFHR
- a CDS encoding flippase, with translation MDLARSSIKLFIANIFGAGLQFLGITFFARELGASQMGVFFLFQALLGIVAIPADFGLRGAVEKRISEGIQPGEYLSSAIILKLIPISLIILSIVVFEQRINGYLGGDFAVYLALAIILQETAQLAVSVLKGELRVGETAELNIIRRITWVGGGFLLVSSGLDAEALIYSLLAGMVVTLAWGLSKISTSLKKPSFKNARSLFNYSKYSVVSSIGGYFYSWMDVAIIGIFLTQSHVGAYETAWRVTAITMLFSQAVASTIFPQVSQWSSKNEQQQIESVISNSITPSMLLVIPAFFGILVFSDEIMGIVFGSEFTIASYVLIILAGEKILQSVHVIIGRSLQALNQPGLAARATVISVVLNLILNVILILSFGIVGAAVATALSFAVNTVLHAHYLSSFVSIKFQYSQIGWCTVSSLIMAGVLFGFKTLVGVNSLIQLFIGIFFGMLVYTTITLLYQPIRETAFKNLIRLVPI